The genomic region TCGGGATCAGTCCCGCCGAGGCCCTCTACATCGGCGACCTCTACTCCATCGATGTCGTGGGGTCGAGAGCGGCAGGCATGCGCGCGATACTGCTCGATCCTGCCGGCCTGTGGGACCATGTGGACTGCCCCAAGGCACGCGACCTGTCAGAAGCCGCCGACCTGGTCCTGATGCAGCTTTTGTAAACTACAGCCTCGTCAAGAGCCCACCGCCAATCTCAGTCTTCCTGCTCACTGAATAAAAATCGCCGCGTATGGGGAGCCACGGAGGTCTCGGTGGTTGCCAGATCGTGCTGAAGCCTGGTCAGGTCCTCTGGTGTATCCACGTCGAACCAGGGCGGGAGGGTTGCAACCTGTAAGCGTTGCGCCGCAGCGCGGCGGAGTGTCTCGTCGAGGACTTTGGGGCCACTCCACGGTATGTCATCGAAGAGCGCTCGGCAGGGGCGCTTGAGCCCGATAAGGTAATAGCCTCCGTCCTCTGCGGGACCGAGCACAAGGTCTGTGGTCCCACTCTGAAGTCGCGTGACCGCATCCAGCAGGTAGGGCGTGGGCAGGGTCGGGCTGTCGCTGTCGATAAGGATGGCCGCCGGGTGGCCTCGTTCCAGGAGGATCG from Candidatus Methylomirabilis limnetica harbors:
- a CDS encoding TIGR04282 family arsenosugar biosynthesis glycosyltransferase, with the protein product MRQYALAVMARAPEPGQVKTRLVPPLSYESAAELYRCFLLDKLLQVARLHEIDPYLAYTPIKARQSMLELLPEAFTLIPQAGSSLGDRLHRLSAILLERGHPAAILIDSDSPTLPTPYLLDAVTRLQSGTTDLVLGPAEDGGYYLIGLKRPCRALFDDIPWSGPKVLDETLRRAAAQRLQVATLPPWFDVDTPEDLTRLQHDLATTETSVAPHTRRFLFSEQED